A genomic stretch from Sphingopyxis sp. YR583 includes:
- a CDS encoding GNAT family N-acetyltransferase, which produces MLNGPLLVTERLILRPPSAEDFDGFAEMCTEEDTMRFIGGTSPRSAAWRQWCTLAGAWHIRGFSMFSVIERATGEWVGRLGPWEPDGWPAPEVGYGVRAKFAGKGYAFEGSVAACDFAVEFLKWPELMHSIDPANTRSQALAKRLGATNSGPTRLPAPFEDAPVDAWTQSADAWRVKRKEFLP; this is translated from the coding sequence ATGTTGAATGGCCCCCTGCTCGTCACCGAGCGGCTGATCCTGCGCCCACCGTCGGCCGAGGATTTCGACGGCTTTGCCGAAATGTGCACCGAGGAAGACACGATGCGCTTTATCGGCGGCACCAGCCCACGGTCGGCCGCCTGGCGCCAATGGTGCACGCTGGCGGGTGCCTGGCATATTCGGGGTTTTTCGATGTTCTCGGTGATCGAGCGCGCGACCGGCGAATGGGTCGGACGACTTGGCCCGTGGGAACCCGACGGCTGGCCCGCCCCCGAAGTCGGCTATGGCGTGCGCGCCAAATTTGCCGGCAAGGGCTATGCGTTCGAGGGCAGCGTCGCGGCCTGCGATTTCGCGGTCGAATTCCTGAAATGGCCCGAGCTGATGCACAGCATCGACCCCGCCAACACGCGATCGCAAGCGCTCGCGAAACGGCTCGGCGCAACGAACAGCGGCCCGACCCGCCTCCCCGCACCGTTCGAGGACGCGCCGGTCGACGCATGGACGCAGAGCGCCGACGCGTGGCGGGTCAAGCGCAAGGAATTCCTGCCTTGA
- a CDS encoding DUF1330 domain-containing protein, with the protein MSDRYIDPERAQFDAFKALPRDTVIQMLNLVRFKAAATYPDGHPLEGKGLTGAEAYANYGKDSGPVFQRVGGSVVWSGTMEAMVIGPEDELWDAAFIARYPNSGAFMEMVTDPVYREAVIHRQAAVETSRLIRCAPKASRSETVFG; encoded by the coding sequence TTGAGCGATCGGTATATCGACCCTGAACGCGCGCAGTTCGACGCCTTCAAGGCGCTGCCGCGCGACACCGTTATCCAGATGCTTAACCTCGTTCGCTTCAAGGCTGCGGCGACCTACCCCGACGGGCACCCGCTCGAGGGAAAGGGACTGACGGGCGCCGAAGCCTATGCCAACTATGGCAAGGACAGCGGCCCGGTGTTCCAGCGCGTCGGCGGCAGCGTGGTTTGGAGCGGCACGATGGAAGCGATGGTGATCGGACCGGAGGACGAGCTTTGGGATGCGGCCTTTATCGCCCGATATCCAAACAGCGGCGCCTTCATGGAAATGGTCACCGACCCGGTCTATCGTGAGGCCGTGATTCACCGTCAGGCCGCCGTCGAAACGTCGCGACTGATCCGCTGCGCGCCAAAAGCGTCTCGCTCCGAGACAGTTTTCGGATAA